The sequence CTTGTTGAACTATGCTGTGGTGTACCTACTTGTTCATTGCACTGTACTGCGAGGTGGCCCGTGACAGCATTCTTCGCGCTGACCACCAGTCTCCTGTGGGGCCTGGCAGACTTCGGCGGCGGGCTGCTGACGCGACGCACGCCCGCACTGACCGTGGTGGTGGCTTCCCAGGCGATCGCCGCGGTCGTGCTGGGCGTGATCGTGATGGCGACCGGCGGCTGGGGCGAGGCCGGCCCGCGGCTGTGGTTCGCGGTCGGGGCCGGCGTGGCCGGCCCGGTGGCCGTGTTCTCCTTCTACAAAGCCCTCGCGCTGGGCCCGATGGGCGTGGTCTCCCCGCTGGCCACGCTGAGCGTGGCCGTCCCGGTCGGCGTCGGCCTGGTCCTCGGCGAACGTCCGGGGGCCCTGCAGCTCGCGGGCATCGCCGTCGCCGTCACCGGAGTCGTCCTCGCGGGCGGCCCGCAGCTGCGCGGCGCGCCCGTGCAACGGCAGACGATCCTGCTCACGCTGGTCGCCGCGCTGGGTTTCGGCACGGTGTTCGCGCTGATCACGGAGGCCTCGACCAATGTCACCGGCCTGTTCCTGTCGCTGTTCGCGCAGCGCCTGACGAGCGTCGCCGTGGGCGGTGCGGCGCTGTACGCGTCGGTCCGGCGGGGCGCCCCCGCCCTGCCCGAGGACGGTCTGCCCCGGGCCGCGCTGCCGGCGCTGGGCTTCGTCGGCCTCGCGGACGTGGCGGCCAACGGCACCTACGCC is a genomic window of Streptomyces griseochromogenes containing:
- a CDS encoding DMT family transporter — translated: MTAFFALTTSLLWGLADFGGGLLTRRTPALTVVVASQAIAAVVLGVIVMATGGWGEAGPRLWFAVGAGVAGPVAVFSFYKALALGPMGVVSPLATLSVAVPVGVGLVLGERPGALQLAGIAVAVTGVVLAGGPQLRGAPVQRQTILLTLVAALGFGTVFALITEASTNVTGLFLSLFAQRLTSVAVGGAALYASVRRGAPALPEDGLPRAALPALGFVGLADVAANGTYALAAQHGPITVAAVLASLYPVVTALAARGFLSERLRAIQAAGAGLALVGTLLLATG